A genomic segment from Gossypium hirsutum isolate 1008001.06 chromosome D04, Gossypium_hirsutum_v2.1, whole genome shotgun sequence encodes:
- the LOC107959738 gene encoding LOW QUALITY PROTEIN: pentatricopeptide repeat-containing protein At3g59040 (The sequence of the model RefSeq protein was modified relative to this genomic sequence to represent the inferred CDS: inserted 1 base in 1 codon), producing the protein MEASHSSSSSIYGSGLHQNLFRRSPLVSAMPLNSRLSFPTTLVANPLPPKLYFSTKHAILRVGQSPRLLKIDGNNPLVGVISMGMLAPRKFFKKRKKVEHFKDAADEAKQKSWRRLMQEIEDTGSASTVLRRQRTNDQSLSKDLVLGTSVRFKQMKKWHYVSEILEWLRDQSWWDFSEMDFLMLITAYGKQGDFNKAEKILSFMNKKCFVPSVVSHTALMEAYGKGGRYNNAEAIFRRMQSSGPEPSAVTYQIILKILVEGNKFKEAEEVFETLLDKEKSPLKPDQKMFHMMIYMYKKAGSYEKARKLFALMAERGVKQSTVTYNSLMSFETNYKEVSKIYDQMQRAGLHPDVVSYALLINAYGKARREEEALAVFEEMLDAGIRPTHKSYNILLDAFAISGMVEQARTVFKSMRRDRYTPDICSYTTMLSAYVNASDMEGAEKFFTRLKRDGLKPNIVTYGTLMKGYSKVNNLEKMMETYEEMRLSGIKANQTIFTTLMDAYGKNRDFGSAVVWYKEMDLXGVPPDQKAKNILLSLATTADEQKEAKQLVGCMETKVNGFSRLLDEEDYNDDIEEAILYEKTGRL; encoded by the exons ATGGAGGCAtcccattcttcttcttcttctatatATGGCTCCGGGCTTCACCAAAACTTGTTCAGACGCTCGCCACTGGTTTCCGCCATGCCCCTGAATTCCCGACTTTCATTTCCCACAACTCTTGTGGCAAACCCTCTTCCACCAAAGCTTTATTTCTCTACTAAACATGCAATTCTTAGAGTTGGACAATCCCCAAG GTTGCTCAAAATAGATGGTAATAATCCTTTAGTTGGAGTAATCTCAATGGGAATGTTGGCTCCAAGAAAGTTTTTTAAGAAGAGGAAGAAAGTGGAACATTTCAAAGATGCAGCTGATGAAGCTAAACAGAAGAGCTGGAGGAGACTAATGCAGGAAATTGAGGACACAGGTTCTGCTTCTACAGTACTTAGACGCCAACGGACTAATGACCAATCTCTTTCTAAAGACTTGGTTTTAGGCACTTCGGTTAGATTTAAGCAGATGAAAAAATGGCACTATGTTAGTGAG ATTCTTGAGTGGCTTCGAGACCAGAGCTGGTGGGACTTCAGTGAAATGGACTTCCTGATGCTTATAACAGCATACGGAAAGCAAGGGGACTTTAACAAGGCTGAGAAAATTTTGAGCTTTATGAATAAAAAGTGTTTTGTACCAAGTGTTGTATCACATACTGCTCTTATGGAGGCTTATGGGAAAGGAGGTCGATACAATAATGCTGAAGCCATTTTTAGAAGGATGCAGTCTTCAGGCCCTGAACCTTCTGCTGTGACATATCAAATAATACTTAAAATACTAGTTGAG GGGAACAAATTTAAGGAAGCCGAAGAAGTTTTTGAGACACTTTTGGATAAGGAAAAATCTCCTTTGAAGCCTGACCAAAAAATGTTTCACATGATGATTTATATGTATAAGAAGGCTGGGAGTTATGAGAAGGCCCGTAAACTATTTGCGCTGATGGCTGAACGAGGAGTTAAGCAATCCACAGTCACTTACAATAGTCTTATGTCATTTGAAACTAATTACAAGGAAGTGTCAAAGATATATGATCAG ATGCAAAGAGCTGGTCTTCACCCTGACGTGGTGAGTTATGCCTTGCTCATTAATGCTTATGGCAAAGCCAGGAGGGAAGAGGAAGCATTGGCTGTTTTTGAGGAAATGTTGGATGCTGGAATCAG GCCTACCCATAAGTCTTATAATATTTTGCTTGATGCATTTGCAATCTCGGGAATGGTGGAGCAAGCTCGGACTGTTTTCAAAAGCATGAGAAGAGACAG ATATACCCCTGACATTTGTTCTTATACAACTATGCTATCAGCTTATGTCAATGCATCTGATATGGAGGGTGCTGAAAAATTCTTCACAAGACTGAAACGAGATGGACTTAAACCCAATATTGTCACATACGGGACGCTGATGAAAGGGTATTCTAAGGTAAATAATCTCGAGAAGATGATGGAGACATATGAAGAAATGCGATTAAGCGGTATCAAAGCGAATCAAACCATCTTCACAACTCTCATGGATGCATACGGAAAGAATAGGGATTTTGGTAGTGCTGTTGTTTGGTACAAAGAAATGGATC ATGGTGTTCCACCCGATCAGAAAGCGAAAAACATCCTTTTGTCTTTGGCAACAACTGCAGATGAACAAAAGGAGGCAAAACAACTTGTAGGGTGCATGGAGACTAAGGTGAATGGATTTTCGAGGCTTCTTGATGAAGAAGATTACAATGATGATATAGAGGAGGCCATATTGTATGAAAAAACGGGTCGATTATAG
- the LOC107959739 gene encoding N-acetyl-D-glucosamine kinase isoform X1: protein MKRYRNGEIWDFEHEVAVATNRPVILGLDGGTTSTVCICMPIMPFSDALPDPLPVLARAVAGCSNHNSVGETAARETLEQVMADALSKSGSNRSAVRAVCLAVSGVNHPTDQQRILTWLRDIFPTQVKLYVRNDAVAALASGTMGKLHGCVLIAGTGTIAYGFTEDGREARAAGAGPVLGDWGSGYGIAALALTAVIRAHDGRGPHTMLTSTILQTLGLCSADELIGWTYADPSWARIAALVPVVVSCAEAGDEVANKILKEAVQELALSVKAVVQRLGLCGADRKNSFPLVMVGGVLEANQRWDIGREVMDFISKDYPGAHPIRPKVEPAVGAALLALNEFMKECVQEAYRR from the exons ATGAAGAGATATAGGAATGGGGAAATCTGGGACTTCGAGCACGAGGTGGCGGTGGCGACGAACCGGCCGGTTATTTTAGGATTGGATGGTGGAACCACTTCTACTGTCTGCATTTGTATGCCAATTATGCCTTTCTCCGACGCCCTTCCCGACCCTCTTCCCGTTCTCGCCCGTGCCGTCGCCGGCTGCTCCAATCATAACAGCGTTGGCG AAACTGCGGCCAGGGAAACATTAGAGCAAGTTATGGCAGATGCACTTTCAAAATCTGGTTCTAATCGATCTGCAGTTCGAGCTGTTTGTTTAGCAGTATCTGGGGTTAACCATCCTACAGACCAACAAAGAATATTAACCTGGCTTAG AGACATATTCCCCACCCAAGTAAAGCTCTATGTGCGAAATGATGCTGTGGCAGCTTTAGCTAGTGGGACAATGGGTAAGCTACATGGTTGTGTACTAATTGCTGGTACTGGAACCATTGCCTATGGATTCACAGAAGATGGCAGAGAAGCTCGAGCAGCTGGCGCTGGACCTGTCCTAGGTGATTGGGGAAG TGGATATGGAATAGCTGCGCTGGCACTAACTGCTGTAATTAGAGCTCATGACGGTCGTGGACCACATACGATGCTTACATCTACCATTCTGCAGACACTTGGTCTCTGTTCCGCTGATGAACTAATTGG GTGGACCTATGCAGATCCATCCTGGGCTCGCATCGCCGCACTTGTCCCAGTTGTTGTCTCTTGTGCAGAGGCTGGTGATGAAGTTGCAAATAAGATTTTGAAAGAGGCAGTTCAAGAGTTAGCTTTAAGTGTGAAAGCTGTTGTTCAGAGACTTGGCCTGTGCGGTGCAG ATAGAAAAAATTCCTTCCCTCTTGTTATGGTTGGTGGTGTTCTTGAAGCAAACCAGAGGTGGGACATAGGAAGAGAAGTCATGGACTTTATCTCCAAAGACTATCCTGGGGCCCATCCTATTAGGCCTAAG GTGGAGCCTGCAGTTGGAGCAGCTTTGCTAGCGTTGAATGAATTCATGAAAGAATGTGTTCAAGAAGCATACAGAAGATGA
- the LOC107959739 gene encoding N-acetyl-D-glucosamine kinase isoform X3 yields MKRYRNGEIWDFEHEVAVATNRPVILGLDGGTTSTVCICMPIMPFSDALPDPLPVLARAVAGCSNHNSVGETAARETLEQVMADALSKSGSNRSAVRAVCLAVSGVNHPTDQQRILTWLRDIFPTQVKLYVRNDAVAALASGTMGKLHGCVLIAGTGTIAYGFTEDGREARAAGAGPVLGDWGSGYGIAALALTAVIRAHDGRGPHTMLTSTILQTLGLCSADELIGWTYADPSWARIAALVPVVVSCAEAGDEVANKILKEAVQELALSVKAVVQRLGLCGADRKNSFPLVMVGGVLEANQRWDIGREVMDFISKDYPGAHPIRPKFA; encoded by the exons ATGAAGAGATATAGGAATGGGGAAATCTGGGACTTCGAGCACGAGGTGGCGGTGGCGACGAACCGGCCGGTTATTTTAGGATTGGATGGTGGAACCACTTCTACTGTCTGCATTTGTATGCCAATTATGCCTTTCTCCGACGCCCTTCCCGACCCTCTTCCCGTTCTCGCCCGTGCCGTCGCCGGCTGCTCCAATCATAACAGCGTTGGCG AAACTGCGGCCAGGGAAACATTAGAGCAAGTTATGGCAGATGCACTTTCAAAATCTGGTTCTAATCGATCTGCAGTTCGAGCTGTTTGTTTAGCAGTATCTGGGGTTAACCATCCTACAGACCAACAAAGAATATTAACCTGGCTTAG AGACATATTCCCCACCCAAGTAAAGCTCTATGTGCGAAATGATGCTGTGGCAGCTTTAGCTAGTGGGACAATGGGTAAGCTACATGGTTGTGTACTAATTGCTGGTACTGGAACCATTGCCTATGGATTCACAGAAGATGGCAGAGAAGCTCGAGCAGCTGGCGCTGGACCTGTCCTAGGTGATTGGGGAAG TGGATATGGAATAGCTGCGCTGGCACTAACTGCTGTAATTAGAGCTCATGACGGTCGTGGACCACATACGATGCTTACATCTACCATTCTGCAGACACTTGGTCTCTGTTCCGCTGATGAACTAATTGG GTGGACCTATGCAGATCCATCCTGGGCTCGCATCGCCGCACTTGTCCCAGTTGTTGTCTCTTGTGCAGAGGCTGGTGATGAAGTTGCAAATAAGATTTTGAAAGAGGCAGTTCAAGAGTTAGCTTTAAGTGTGAAAGCTGTTGTTCAGAGACTTGGCCTGTGCGGTGCAG ATAGAAAAAATTCCTTCCCTCTTGTTATGGTTGGTGGTGTTCTTGAAGCAAACCAGAGGTGGGACATAGGAAGAGAAGTCATGGACTTTATCTCCAAAGACTATCCTGGGGCCCATCCTATTAGGCCTAAG TTTGCTTGA
- the LOC107959739 gene encoding N-acetyl-D-glucosamine kinase isoform X2: MKRYRNGEIWDFEHEVAVATNRPVILGLDGGTTSTVCICMPIMPFSDALPDPLPVLARAVAGCSNHNSVGETAARETLEQVMADALSKSGSNRSAVRAVCLAVSGVNHPTDQQRILTWLRDIFPTQVKLYVRNDAVAALASGTMGKLHGCVLIAGTGTIAYGFTEDGREARAAGAGPVLGDWGSGYGIAALALTAVIRAHDGRGPHTMLTSTILQTLGLCSADELIGWTYADPSWARIAALVPVVVSCAEAGDEVANKILKEAVQELALSVKAVVQRLGLCGADRKNSFPLVMVGGVLEANQRWDIGREVMDFISKDYPGAHPIRPKSGNQKEMQNAKTDV, from the exons ATGAAGAGATATAGGAATGGGGAAATCTGGGACTTCGAGCACGAGGTGGCGGTGGCGACGAACCGGCCGGTTATTTTAGGATTGGATGGTGGAACCACTTCTACTGTCTGCATTTGTATGCCAATTATGCCTTTCTCCGACGCCCTTCCCGACCCTCTTCCCGTTCTCGCCCGTGCCGTCGCCGGCTGCTCCAATCATAACAGCGTTGGCG AAACTGCGGCCAGGGAAACATTAGAGCAAGTTATGGCAGATGCACTTTCAAAATCTGGTTCTAATCGATCTGCAGTTCGAGCTGTTTGTTTAGCAGTATCTGGGGTTAACCATCCTACAGACCAACAAAGAATATTAACCTGGCTTAG AGACATATTCCCCACCCAAGTAAAGCTCTATGTGCGAAATGATGCTGTGGCAGCTTTAGCTAGTGGGACAATGGGTAAGCTACATGGTTGTGTACTAATTGCTGGTACTGGAACCATTGCCTATGGATTCACAGAAGATGGCAGAGAAGCTCGAGCAGCTGGCGCTGGACCTGTCCTAGGTGATTGGGGAAG TGGATATGGAATAGCTGCGCTGGCACTAACTGCTGTAATTAGAGCTCATGACGGTCGTGGACCACATACGATGCTTACATCTACCATTCTGCAGACACTTGGTCTCTGTTCCGCTGATGAACTAATTGG GTGGACCTATGCAGATCCATCCTGGGCTCGCATCGCCGCACTTGTCCCAGTTGTTGTCTCTTGTGCAGAGGCTGGTGATGAAGTTGCAAATAAGATTTTGAAAGAGGCAGTTCAAGAGTTAGCTTTAAGTGTGAAAGCTGTTGTTCAGAGACTTGGCCTGTGCGGTGCAG ATAGAAAAAATTCCTTCCCTCTTGTTATGGTTGGTGGTGTTCTTGAAGCAAACCAGAGGTGGGACATAGGAAGAGAAGTCATGGACTTTATCTCCAAAGACTATCCTGGGGCCCATCCTATTAGGCCTAAG AGTGGAAATCAAAAGGAGATGCAAAATGCGAAAACTGATGTTTAG